A window of Methanobrevibacter olleyae contains these coding sequences:
- a CDS encoding glycosyltransferase, with protein MDKKKILIIVTGRGLGGDAGIALNVYNALEKRGYDCEIALDELAPGILFKKNNISWNKLIIPQAGGHSATISTTIKAAIRALRAVFKTKKLLKSKKFDLELGILGGGAIVGALGAKLARIPSVSLLITPLDTKICRHIGTPIILPENNLFLSNDIPDNMVKSFLPVNDNISHGDKNKALEKIKKHSKDIKEKNPNAIQFDESKPTIVFSSGSSLFEKTAQAIDQFSKYSDKYNLVLVGHPLKDDFYKYIDETKIINLGFIDWVNDLLYLANLAVLTNDGLMLHEAMVCNLPVVILKRVKYGRYHDMVSIFKGATVECDLEDLDDAIFKVMDNYDEFAKRTNEYRTAILNVGEMICDIVDKSLEN; from the coding sequence GTGGATAAGAAAAAGATATTAATCATTGTAACAGGTAGAGGTTTAGGTGGAGATGCTGGAATAGCATTAAATGTTTACAATGCATTAGAAAAAAGAGGATATGATTGTGAAATTGCATTAGATGAATTAGCTCCAGGTATCTTATTTAAAAAGAATAATATCTCTTGGAATAAATTAATCATTCCACAAGCTGGAGGTCATTCTGCAACAATTTCAACTACTATTAAAGCTGCTATTAGGGCTTTAAGAGCTGTTTTCAAAACAAAAAAACTTTTAAAATCTAAGAAATTTGATTTAGAATTAGGTATTCTTGGTGGTGGAGCAATTGTTGGTGCACTTGGTGCAAAATTAGCAAGAATTCCCTCTGTAAGTCTTTTAATTACTCCATTAGATACTAAAATTTGTAGACATATAGGAACTCCAATTATTTTACCTGAGAATAACTTATTCTTATCAAATGATATTCCAGATAATATGGTTAAGTCATTTTTACCTGTAAATGATAATATCAGTCATGGAGATAAAAATAAAGCATTAGAAAAGATAAAAAAACACTCTAAAGATATAAAAGAGAAAAATCCTAATGCTATCCAATTTGATGAATCTAAACCAACTATTGTTTTCTCATCAGGTTCTTCTTTATTTGAAAAAACAGCTCAAGCTATTGACCAATTCTCTAAGTATTCTGATAAGTATAATCTTGTTTTAGTTGGACATCCTCTTAAAGATGATTTTTATAAATATATTGATGAGACTAAAATAATCAATCTTGGTTTTATTGATTGGGTAAATGATTTATTATATCTAGCAAATCTTGCTGTTTTAACTAATGATGGTTTAATGCTTCATGAAGCTATGGTATGTAATTTACCTGTTGTTATTTTAAAAAGAGTAAAATACGGCCGTTACCACGATATGGTTTCTATCTTTAAAGGTGCAACTGTAGAATGTGACCTTGAAGACTTAGATGATGCAATATTTAAAGTTATGGATAATTATGATGAATTTGCAAAAAGAACTAATGAGTATAGAACAGCTATTTTAAATGTAGGGGAAATGATATGTGATATAGTTGATAAATCATTAGAGAAT